The Microcystis aeruginosa NIES-843 sequence AGAACTATAAATAAATAACGACTGCCCATTTCCTTGAGTTTTAACTTGGAAACCCCCGTGGTACGATTGCGCCAAGTGATGGGAATTGTCGTATAGGAATATCCTCGCACGATTGCTTTTAAGGGCATCTCTACTGTTAAGTTAAAATGGTGAGATAGTAGAGGTGAGATTCCTTCGATAACCTCCTTACGATAGATTTTAAAGGCGTTAGTGGTATCATTAAATTTTAGCCCAAATAAAACTTGAATGAATAGATTAGCCAAACGATTGACGAATAACTTGTGCCTGGGATAATCAATAACTTTTCCTCCTTTGATAAAACGAGAACCAAAAACGCAATCGTAGCCTTCTTGGAGTTTATAATAATAGTCCACCATGTTATCGGGAGAGTCGGAATTATCTGCCATTACTACCGCAACTGCATCCCCGCTAAAATTTTCTAATCCACAGCGCACCGCAAAACCAAAACCATTGGGATAATAGTTATTGATGTAGCGAATCCGAGGATTTTCTTGGTTGATTTTTTGCAGAACTGCTTCGGTGTTATCTTTGCTATTGTCATTAACCACTAGGATTTCATAATCAATTTTATCCTCTTCTAAACGTTCAGATATTAAGTGAGTTGTGCTTTCGATGCAATCTTCTTCGTTGTAAGCAGGAATAACTATTGATAGGGTTTTTACTGCATAGTTATCCCTTGATTGACGTGGGTGAGAGTAACCGTCCATCTGGAAAGCTGGTGCTAATCCTTCGGGATAGTACATTTCTGTCTCATTAGTCTTATTCTTAGGTTTAAAAATTAGGCTATCACTGGCAACATAATTAATACTGGCCCCCAGTAAAACCCCAATCATTGTGTTAACTCCGGGGCTAATTCCTAACCAGTTTAAGAAGGGAAATATCAAGAAAACTCGCAGTAAAACTGCTAAACCTGCCGAGAGATGATAGAGAGGAAGTTGTATCAAAATCACATCTCTGATTGTCCAATCTCCTCCAGTCCACACCCAGATTCTATAGATAAAGAAACTAGCAATTAAAGATATTTCTATAGAGATAACGTTGGCCACATTCTTCAGAAATGGTGTATTAAATCCCAAGTCATCAATGAACCAATAAATTAAGAATAAGTTGATTAGAAATGCCACTCCCCCAGCAATGAGAAATCGGAAAATTTTATTGTTGTAGATTTTAGTTAACATAAGGAACTCAACTCAATATAAATGGCTCTTCGTTACCCTTTATGCTAAATCAACATACAAGATGCCAAGATAACATACTTCTAACCCAAAAATTCCGAAAGTTTCTAAAGCCATAGCCTCTCCGTTTTATTAGTTTAAGTTTATTGTTGATTCCCTCGACCACCCCATTCGTTGTCCTTCGCTCGAAATAACTAATTATTTCTCCAAACCAGTTTCGGATTGTTTGACAACTCTTGGTAAAAACACTGGAGGATTTTGCCAACCATTCCGAGATGGATAGCATTCCCTCTGTCGGATTCTCTGAGGTTTCATAAATCTTTCTAAATTCTTCCTTTAATTCCTGCATCTTTTTCAAATTTGGGAATTTTTCTTTGATAGCTTCTAGTTTAATTTTTTGGGGTTCCGTTAAATCTTCTTCATTTTTTAACAGGCTATATTTACTTCGCTTTAAAACTTCTAGCTTCGCTTCTTTTTCCGCTTTCTGTTTTTTATTTTTCTGCGCTTCTACGGCTCTTTTTTCTGCTCTTCTCTGTTCGTCTAACTCTTGATTAATTTGTTTCATTACATGGAATCTATCGGCGACTACTTCGGCCGATGGCATCAATTCTTTCACCAAATTTTTATAAGGCAACCAAAGGTCTATGCTCACTTCTTCAATTTGCTCTAACACCTCTTTTCCCCAGCCCGTAAGCGTTTCTCTCAACTCTTCTTGTGTTCGCTTCTCTAGAATAGCTATTAGTTTTCCCGTATCTAAATTTACTAAAACCGCACAGTAATTTTTTTGTCCTTTGACTAGAGCGATTTCATCAATTCCTAGTCTTTTTAATTCCGATAGGTCTGGCTCTGTAATTTCTTCGGCGATGTCCTCTATCATTCTTTGAATCTCTTCTTCCGTTACGTCATTTATTCGACTAACATTTAAAATATCTCCTTCTTTTAATTGTTCGAGTATATTTGCGGCTAGTCTTTTCGTATAGGTTCGTTTCTTGGCGACAAAATCTAACTCTTCGCTAAAGGGTCTCTGACAATTATCGCACTTAAATTGACGACGATTAATTTGTAGGTATACTGGTTGACCTGAGATTGGTAAATCTTTGACTAAATGTCGATGATTTTGGTGGAGTTTATCGCTCTCTAACCCACAACGAGGACAGGTTGCTTTTTGATTTTTCGATTCGATTCGGCAAACTATACCGATATTTTCTAGGTGTAGATAGCCTTGAATACAGGTTCCTTTTAGGTTCAAAAATTTGTCAAGTATCATAAGTAAAATAATCTCGTTTTTGGCTATTATATCAAATCTTAACTCAATTGTCTATCTTTTGGTATTAACCTGTTTGTGCCTTAAGTCCTTCCCTGTATGGATTTCAGCTACTTTTGAGCGTAGGCGCTCTCATCGAATTTTATTTTAAGTTAATTATTTGCATAACAATTCCCGAAGAGCCATATAAATTACAGATAATTATCTCTTATTTACCGTGTCTTGTTGTGTATATATCACAACGTTTGTTAGAAAAAACGGGCTTTTCATTAGGATTATACAGGCTATCTAAATATTTTTTATCTTCCCGGTTTTCTCTTGTTTTGCGGCAAAAAACTATCGCCTCAACTTGATGATTGGCTCTTGATAACTTATAGAGAGCATTCTTAAATTTTTCCTCACTTGCTCGATTATAAAACATTAAGGCACGACGTTGACTGTAGTAAGGTATCAATGAACTCCAATAATCTCCGTAGATTAACAAAACACCTTCAGGAGAAGTAACAGTTTGGACTTGAGAGGCAATTTCTAAGTAACTGTTACCATGCAATTTTGTCGGATACCAGAAAGCTCGGTAAAATTGCAGTTGTGATAACAAAATTAAAGCCAGGAAAAACCAGCCTACAGACTGCCAAATTTTCCGTTTTTTCTCTATTAACCCCATGATGGTAAATCCAGAAGCACCGAGGAGAAAGATAGCATTAGCATAGGGATAATAGTTATGAACAAAATGCAAATTGGTAAAAATGGCAACTGTCAATATAAATAGTAAACTTAAGCCATAACTTAGTAACTTTTTTGAGGTGAAAATTGGTAATATTACTAAAGCCATAACGCTGATTATCAATCCGCCAAAAACGTCATTTAGAGTCCTAGTTAGATAATTTCTCCACTCTGACCGAGATAATTTTTGAGCGATAGTTCCAAAGTTCCAATCTCTCAAAGCTTTCGAGGTGATAAGATCTGCTGCCATGGGATTGAGTAGCTTTTGGGCATCGGCAAAGTTAACCCAAATTTTTGCCAGAAGGAAGGGTATGATGATAAAGACAACGACGGGTATCAATAAATCTTTCGCTAAGTTACGAGATGAGTCTTTCTTAACCCAATTAATACCTATCCAGACACAAGCTAAAATTAAAAATCCAGCCATAGTCGTTACTTTAGTCAGACTGGCAGCGATTCCAAAAAGACAGGCTAATAAGGCAATAATTGGCGATTTATAGCGAAAATAAACAGCAATACAGGCCAGGTAAGCTAAAGAGAAAAATAGGGCGGTTGATTCAATCATGAATGTTCGCGCCCAAAACAGATAAAGAGGACTGGCTAAAAATAAACTCAAAAACAGCCAACGGAAAGCTCTTGCTACTTGTAAATAAGATAGGATTACATATATAGGAATCAAACTTAAATAAAAGAAAAAAGCACTCACAAATCTACCAGTTTGGTCAATGGGAGTCTGAAAAAGCTTAACTAAAATTGCAACTATTCCTTGATAGAGCGGAAACTCCATTGGAATTGACCAAGGCACTCCTAAAACAGGGGTTTCATAGGCTAACCAAGGACTACCTTTGAGTAAATAAAAGACCGAGATGGCCGTTTGAGTTTGACGAAAAGCGTGGACATCTATCAAAGGATTATTCCAGCCGCCGCTAATCCCCCAAAAACTATGGATTAAGCAAACTGCAAAAATTAAAAACAATATTTTCTCAGTCCATGATTTAGAAGCAAGCATATTTGACCATCTCCAGTTTTTTAACCCCATATACGCACAGACCCAGATAGTTTTGACATAGTAATCTAATGCTCTACTATAACCAACGGCTAACGTTTTGACTAAAAATTTCTTTGAGAATATCTGTTACTGTGTAGGTTAACTGCCAATCAGGATAATGATTTTTAAACTTACTCACATCAGAAATCCACCAGATATGATCACCAATACGATTAGTCTCCACATACTGCCAGTTTAACTTTTTATCCGCAATCGCTTCACATTCTTGAATAGCTTCTAACATGGAACAATTACTAAAGCGACTACCACCGATATTATAAACTTCTGCTACTCGCGGGGTCTGATAAAAATGATAAAAAGCATTGACGAGATCGTAACTATGAATGTTATCGCGTACCTGCTTACCCTTATACCCATAAATACTGTATTCTTTGCCGATCATCGTACATTTCATTAAGTAGGATAAAAAACCGTGTAATTGCGTTCCCGAATGACTTGGACCGGTTAAACAACCGCCACGAAAAGAGGCAGTTTTCATCTCAAAATAACGCCCGTATTCTTGTACTAACACATCCGCCGCCACTTTCGACGCACCAAAC is a genomic window containing:
- a CDS encoding glycosyltransferase, which gives rise to MLTKIYNNKIFRFLIAGGVAFLINLFLIYWFIDDLGFNTPFLKNVANVISIEISLIASFFIYRIWVWTGGDWTIRDVILIQLPLYHLSAGLAVLLRVFLIFPFLNWLGISPGVNTMIGVLLGASINYVASDSLIFKPKNKTNETEMYYPEGLAPAFQMDGYSHPRQSRDNYAVKTLSIVIPAYNEEDCIESTTHLISERLEEDKIDYEILVVNDNSKDNTEAVLQKINQENPRIRYINNYYPNGFGFAVRCGLENFSGDAVAVVMADNSDSPDNMVDYYYKLQEGYDCVFGSRFIKGGKVIDYPRHKLFVNRLANLFIQVLFGLKFNDTTNAFKIYRKEVIEGISPLLSHHFNLTVEMPLKAIVRGYSYTTIPITWRNRTTGVSKLKLKEMGSRYLFIVLSIWLEKHLSRGDYKRKRKKNQVV
- a CDS encoding ArnT family glycosyltransferase, which produces MLASKSWTEKILFLIFAVCLIHSFWGISGGWNNPLIDVHAFRQTQTAISVFYLLKGSPWLAYETPVLGVPWSIPMEFPLYQGIVAILVKLFQTPIDQTGRFVSAFFFYLSLIPIYVILSYLQVARAFRWLFLSLFLASPLYLFWARTFMIESTALFFSLAYLACIAVYFRYKSPIIALLACLFGIAASLTKVTTMAGFLILACVWIGINWVKKDSSRNLAKDLLIPVVVFIIIPFLLAKIWVNFADAQKLLNPMAADLITSKALRDWNFGTIAQKLSRSEWRNYLTRTLNDVFGGLIISVMALVILPIFTSKKLLSYGLSLLFILTVAIFTNLHFVHNYYPYANAIFLLGASGFTIMGLIEKKRKIWQSVGWFFLALILLSQLQFYRAFWYPTKLHGNSYLEIASQVQTVTSPEGVLLIYGDYWSSLIPYYSQRRALMFYNRASEEKFKNALYKLSRANHQVEAIVFCRKTRENREDKKYLDSLYNPNEKPVFSNKRCDIYTTRHGK
- a CDS encoding ISL3-like element ISMae36 family transposase, yielding MILDKFLNLKGTCIQGYLHLENIGIVCRIESKNQKATCPRCGLESDKLHQNHRHLVKDLPISGQPVYLQINRRQFKCDNCQRPFSEELDFVAKKRTYTKRLAANILEQLKEGDILNVSRINDVTEEEIQRMIEDIAEEITEPDLSELKRLGIDEIALVKGQKNYCAVLVNLDTGKLIAILEKRTQEELRETLTGWGKEVLEQIEEVSIDLWLPYKNLVKELMPSAEVVADRFHVMKQINQELDEQRRAEKRAVEAQKNKKQKAEKEAKLEVLKRSKYSLLKNEEDLTEPQKIKLEAIKEKFPNLKKMQELKEEFRKIYETSENPTEGMLSISEWLAKSSSVFTKSCQTIRNWFGEIISYFERRTTNGVVEGINNKLKLIKRRGYGFRNFRNFWVRSMLSWHLVC